The genomic segment TTTCTTCATGACCCTCTACTACCTTTGGAAGTTTGTGCGAGAAGGCCGAAAGAGGAATCTTATAGCTACCGGGATAAGCCTGGGTCTGGCCCTTGCGACAAAATTTTCTGCGATGATCCTCCTTCCTCTTCTAATTCTGCTACTAGTCCTGTCGGCACTATGGTCTCCCGAAGATAGAACCCTATCTAAAGGGCAAAAAGTTAAAGAAAAAACGGGGGCTACTCTTATGCTCTCTAGGGTCTTGCGGTCTAAGAATTTTTACCCCCGGCTAAAGCATTTCACCCTGGCTTACCCGATCATACTGGTTATGGCCAGCCTGGTTCTTTATGTCGTTTATTTTTTTCCCCACGATCCACTTTTTTATGTGAAAGGCATGATGCGTGTGAACGCAGATCATAATCCCGATTATCCTGCCTACTTGATGGGTCACTTTAAAAAAGGGGGTTGGTGGTATTACTTTCTCCTGGCATTTTTATTTAAGACTCCGATACCGACTTTGATCCTACTCGTCCTTACTCTTATCCTGATCAGGCAGTATCCTGCTAAGGATTGGATAGACGATGCTTTCTTAGTTCTACCCATTGTCATCTTCATGGCTTTTACCTGTGCTTTTGCCCATAATCTTGGAATCCGATACATTTTGCCCATCTACCCTTTGATATTCGTTTTTGTCAGTCGGCTGATCGATTTTTTCCTTCACCATCGACTCCGGGGATACTTTGTTGGGTTCCTGCTGGGTCTCTGGTACCTGATAGCTACCGTGAGTATATATCCAGATTATCTGGCTTATTTTAATGAGCTGGTCGGGGGACCTGCTCGAGGCTATAAATATCTCGATGATTCGAACCTTGAATGGGGTCAGGATCTGAAGCGATTAAAAAGTTATCTGGATCAACACCATATTTCCAAAATCAAGCTACTTTATAGCTGGAACGCCTCCCCCGATTATTACGGAATCCAATGGGAACGCCTCAGCAAGGAGGACTGGCAAGAAAAACCCTCTCCCGGCATCTATGCCCTCAACACCCATGCCCTCATCCGGGGCGAATTCTTTGCTAAGACTCAAGGGGTACATACCAATTGGCTAAGCCGTTATAAGCCCATAGACAGAGTCGGTTACGGCTTTTATATTTTTAAATTCGACTAAAATCCTCCCAAGGTCCTGGCATGGATGTTGAAACATTTTATTCCTGTTCTTATTCCTGTTCAAGATTTTCAAGATTATTTTATCCTTTATGACAAACCGGAGGGGCTTCCTACGAGGAGGGATGGCCCTTTACGAAGTAATCCTCAAAACCATCAACCCTTTAACCAATAACAACGAACCGTTAACAGAATGTTCACCGCTCGTTGTTCTCAACACCAGGTGATCCTTAAAGAGCCAACTGTTTTAGTAACGGGTGGAGCAGGTGCCATTGGAAGTCATCTTGTAAAGCAATTAATTGAAAATAACTGTACCGTGGTTGTGTTAGACGATCTATCTTCGGGAAGGAGGGAAAATTGTCCCAACGACGCCCGGGTTATTTTCGTGAAGGGCTCTATTTTAGATATAAATCTTTTAGAGCAAATATTTACAAAATATCCTATAGAACTTGTTTTTCATATGGCTGCACATTTTGCCAATCAAAATTCTGTGGAGCACCCGGAAGCAGATCTCCTCACCAATACCCTGGGAACCTTACGCCTTTTGGAATTCTCCCGGAGAGCTTCTGTAAACCGTTTTGTATATGCTTCTTCTTCATGTATTTATGGAAACTCCACCGGCTTAATCAGTGCAGATTTTATCACAAAGTTAGAAACACCCTACGCCATTTCTAAGTTGAGTGGAGAGGGCTACGTCCACTTTTATCATCACTTCCATAAATTGAAAACCACCGTGGTTCGATACTTTAATTCCTACGGTCCCTATGACCGACCGGGTCCCTATCGAAGTGTAATTCCAAATTTTATATGGCGGGCTATGAACCGACAACCTTTGATTATAACCGGAACCGGTAAGGAAACCCGAGACTTCACCTATGTGGAAGATATCGTGCACGGAACCCTTTTAGCTGCCACGCAAGAGAGTGGAATCGGTCAGATTTTTGATATTGGAACGGGGATTGAGACGGAAATTATCCAGCTGGCCGAAAAAATCAACCAGATCACCGGAAATCCGGCCGGTATCCAATATCGCGAACGGCGTAAATGGGATGATATAACCCGACGAAAAGCTAATATTGAAAAAGCTCAAAAACTTTTAAATTATAAACCCCAGGTCAGTCTGGAAGAAGGGCTTAAAAGGACGTATCAATGGTTACAAAACGAGAGTCTTTCCTATACCTATCCAGGAAGAGAATCCTGCATTCCTATGTTTTGATCCTGGGCCTTCTGGGCTTCATAACGGGCCTTCTCTATGCAAACTCTTTGGAAAACGGATTTCTCTCCTGGGATGATCAAAGTTATATTGTAGAAAACACTCTTATCCAGAAACTGAGTCGGTCCAATATTTATCAGATTTTTTCATCCATTTTGGTGGGTAACTACACGCCTGTTACCATTCTCTCCTATGCCTGGGATTATGCAATCTGGAAATTGGATCCTCGGGGTTATCATATTACTAATCTGCTCTTATATCTGTTCGATACCTTCCTGGTCTATATCCTGGCTTCTAAAATTTTCCAACGCCCACCTTTTGCCCTTTTATCCACCCTCATTTTCCTCGTTCATCCCCTTCATGTAGAGTCGGTTACCTGGTTATCGGCCAGAAAAGATGTCCTTTCTCTGGCCTTCTTTCTGATTTCTTTTCTCTTATTTGTTCAATATCTGGAATCAAAGCCTGTGAAAAGGGAGGGATCCGGGAGTCAGACTAAATTTTCTCTTCAACTTAAATACCTGGGAGCCCTCTTAAGTTTGACCCTGGCCCTACTGTCCAAGGCGACAACCCTTGTCTTACCCCTTGTACTGGTCCTTTATGAGGTTTGCAAAAATGGACCTGAGAGTCACCCTCGGATGATCCGGCTAAGATTCCCAATTTATTTACCGTTTTTTTTAGTCAGTGCCCTGCTGACATATGTTCACATCAAGGTCTCCCAGGTGGCCGGGGTTATACAGGAATACCACGGCGGAAGCTTTTATCTAACGCTGTTGACTGTTCCCAAAGTGCTCTGGCATTACCTTCAGCACTTTTTTTTCCCGGTGAATCTATCGGTCTGGTATGAAATCCCTGTAGCCGCTTCTATCCTGGAATTATCCACGTTGTTGCCCTTGTTCACCTTGCTTATCGTTGTTGGTCTGACGATGAAGAGTTATACCCTTTCGAGGCGCGTGTTTTTCGCCCTGAGTTGGTTTTTCATCACCCTGCTGCCGGTCTCGAATTTAATCTCCACCAGTACCTTAGTGGCAGACCGGTATCTGTTCATTCCATCCATAGGTCTTTCGATCCTCCTGGGAATTGCCTTAGAAAATCTGTTTTATTTCTTTGACAAATTCAAAATTCCCTTTCATAACCGCCTATTCTCTCCGGACTTCCCACGTGCCCTCGCTTTAATTGGCTCCATTTTTTTGCTTTTGTCTTATTCTATTCTCACTATGGAACGGAATACGGTTTGGTTCAATGATTATACCCTGTGGTCAGACGCCCTGGAAAAATCACCGAATAGTTACCTGGTCCATCATAATCTGGGAACTGCATATTTTCAAGCAGGATACCTGGAGGCAGCTAAAAAAGAATACGAAGAGGCCCTGAGAATCAAACCCACCGCCCTGGGAACCCGTTACAATCTGGGAATTCTTTATGCCAAAAAAGATCAGGTAGATCTTGCAGAGGCCGAATTTCAAAAAATTTTAGAGTTGAGCCCCTGGCATGCCGAAGCCCATTACAACCTGGGATTACTTTATGATCGGCAAAAACGTTGGGATGAGGCCATATCTGCCTATCAGAGCGCACTCAGGTTCAGACCGGATTATGTCGAAGCCCACAATAATCTGGGAGTTTTATATTATCGAAAAGGTCTTCTCGATCAGGCCATCGAAGAATTCAATCAGGCCTTAAAGTTGAAACCGGATTATGTAAAATCCCAGAATAATCTGAAGCTGGCCTACTCCCGGAAAAACCCTTCTCATTCATCCAATGGATCCGAAGGGACTCCTCAACCGTAAGCCGAATTCTGGCATTTATGAAATTGTTTTCTATTACCTGGAACTGAACCAAACCTGGCTTTGCCGGATAGTAGGAAAAGAAAAAGAGGGAGTGACTTTTTTTGTTACTCCGTTAACTATTTTTGGCTTGATCTCCGGATAACTGTTGAGAGGCCAGAAGTCGGAAAATCAGTTCGAATTCTGACTCCCGACTCCTGCCAGATTTTTTGATGTTGTTCAAATTCAAATATAAACACTCTCTTTTAGACACGGCCGGGATCGGGCTTATTCTCCTGGGAGGGTTGCTCATCCGAATTTACCGGATCGGAGAGCCCTTTGATGGATTTCAAGCCTTTAACGAAGGATTTTATGCCCTCCTTGCAAAAGAATATTTTAAAGGCTCTCTTCTCTATCCTAAAACCTGGAATGGTGAGATCGATTATATGGTTCCCCCTTTTCACTCTTACTGGATATTCCTCCTAAATGGGTTGTTGGGGGTTTCAGAAGCGGTGGACCGATGGGGTTCCGTAATTCCTAACCTGCTAACCCTTTATGGGGTCTATCTTCTAGGAGAAAAACTTTTCAATAAAAGGATCGGGCTTATTGCTGCGAGCCTTCTGGCGTTTATCCCCATGAATGTCCTGGTGGGAAGAAATGTGCAGGTCGATTCAACTTATATTTTCTTTGCTTTGACTGCCCTTTACTTTTATCTGAAATCCTTAGAAGCCCACGAATACCGGAACAAAATCCTCAGCGGGCTTAGTCTGGGTTTATCTCTTTTTTCAAAACAGTTTGCCGTTTTAATGTATCCTTCCCTCATACTCTGGGAAACCTGTTGCCGGAATCAAACAGGTTTTACCCTTCGAAATGGGAATCTTAATTGGCTCAATAAGAAATTTTTCATTTTCCTGGGATGCAGTCTTATTATCCCTTTACCGTTTTATCTGTATCATATCTTGTTTAACGGGGCCGAATTTTGGCGTATTCAGAAACTCCAGGGGGGAATTTTGGGCGTCCCCACGCTTTCCTTATTAAAGCTCCATCATGCAGAGATATTCTGGGGCTTTACTCCCGTCATCTATTTCCTTGGCGGAATCAGCATCATCTGGATTTTACTCCGGCGACGGCAGGAGGAGGTAGAAACATTCCCTGCCGTATCTCTGCTTTTGATTCTCTTTGGGATCTATCTCATCTTTTATCTAAGTACCCACAAACACAGCTATTATGTTCTTATGGTGGCTCCGATTCTTTCCCTTCTGATCGGAAAATTTCTACATGACCAACTTAAAAGTTCCGTTTTGTTAGGCGGTGTGGTTATCCTCACTTTGACGTCCCTGTTTATTTTCTCTCTTTTGACACTGGCCGGAAATAAGTACGGCTATAAATCCTTTAAAGATATGGGTAATTATCTCGAAGGGATCGAAAAGAATGGGTATTATCTTCTTGCCCCCGGATATATCATAGGAGCTTATGGACCTGTTATTCGGTATTATGCTCCTTCCGGTATTCTGCTTAACGGGGATGATCCTTCTTTTTTTCAGGAAGAAACCGGAGAGCTTAAGATTCCAGAAAGTAAACCGGTTTATATTTTGGAACCTTTCCGATCCCTTTCCCTGCCTGACCGGCAAGCAGGTCACTCGCCTACGAAGATTTTCTACAATGAACTCTGGGCACCGATTTTATTGGGAAAAGCCATTTATCAAAGACCGGTTAATCATCACTTCTTTGCCTACGGTGGGATAGAAGTTGAGGATTCCGCAGAATTCAAAATCTTAGGTCTCTCTAAACTGGGTGAATGGCCGGTGATGAGTCTTACCAGACTTCCCGAAGATGTAAAAATATTCAGAAGTAAAGGAGATTTTGCAGGAAAATAAACCGATGAAACCTTCCAGACTATTCTTTCTGATTCCTGTCGTTCTCTTGCTTATCCTGGGTTTACAGGTCTTTTTAAGCATGGGGCAGATTTCGATAACCTACGATGAGTTCGCCCATCTCCCGGCCGGATACTCCTATTTAAAAACGGGAGATTTTCGTATGTACAGTCATAATCCTCCTCTCATCAAACTGATTACGGCCTTTCCTCTCCTGTTTATGGAGATCCGATTACCCCAGAGCAACTATTGGGACTCTGAAGAAGTACCTGTACGACCCTGGTTTTATGGTATGGACTTTATGCGGGCCAACCGTACCCAATATCTTCATTTCTTTTTTTATGCCCGGCTCATGACCTTATTTCTTTCAGGTCTTCTGGGATTTCTTGTTTTCCTATGGTCTCGTGAATTTTATGGAACCCCGGCAGGATGTTTTTCTCTATTTCTCTACGTATTCTGCCCTAATATTTTGGCCCAGTCAGGTCTCGCTACCGTCGATTTAGGAACCAGTCTTACGATATTTCTGGCCGTTTACTGCTTTTATCACTATTTAAAAATCAGGACGTACGGTCCCACATCTTTACACCTTCTAACCCTGTTTCTCTCCGGGATAACCTTAGGGTTGGCTTTGCTATCCAAGTTTACAGGCCTCCTGCTGCTGATCCTCTATCCCATCCTCCTGGGCTGGCAGTTTATCCGCTCTCGTGGGAAATCCCGTACGACAAACAACCGACGACAGGCCCTGGTGACTCCTTTTCTGGGGATCGTTCTCATAGCCTTTCTTACTGTCCATATAGGTTATGCTTTTCAGGGAAGTTTCTCTCCGTTGGGAAGTTACCATTTTACCAGTAATTTTTTAAAACCTCTGAATCATCCCCTTCTCAAGAATATCCCGGTTCCTTTGCCGTTTTATTACCTCAAAGGATTTGATAACCAAAAGGTAAAGGAGGAATACGGCTCCGAGACTATGCTTCTGGGAGAAGTTTCCAGAACCGGCTGGTGGTACTATTATCTGTTTGTCCTCTTATTTAAAGTACCCCTTCCTATCTTTATATTCCTGATCCTGATTTTTTTGCGACGAGCTACCGATGATAGACGACCCCGGGTGGATGATATTTTTCTTCTGGTTCCCACAGGGGTTATTCTGATAACCTTCTCTTTTGTCAGGCTTCAGCTCGGAATCCGCTACGTTCTTCCGATATTTCCCTTTTTGTTTGTTTATTTGGGTCAGACCGTTCATGTTCTCCAGAAAAATAAAAAAGCGCAGGAATCTACCCCTTGCTTTGAATCTGTTGAGGATCCCCCTTCTCCCATCCCCGTGAGCGGGGAGGAGATCCTCCTTCGAAAGGCTCAAAACCAACAGGATACCCCCTCCCTTCAAAAAAAGCCTACTCCTGAAAGCAAAAAAACCCGGATAACTGCCCTGATTATAGGTTTATCTTTTTGGTATCTTATTTCATCTCTGAGCGTTTACCCCAACTATTTGTCTTATTTCAATGAACTCGCAGGTGGGCCCAGAAACGGATACCGGATTTTATCCGATGCCAATCTAGATGTAGGACAGGGTCTTATCCAATTAAAGAAGTATTTAACAGAACAAGGGATTGAAAGAATAAACCTTTTATACTTTGGGTGGGTAGATCCCGGCCTTTATGGAATTCAAGCCCATCAATTCCCCAATTTATCCCCGCATGGAGTTTATGCCATCAGTGTAGCCTATTTACAGGGTATTCCTTTTATTCGGATGGATGCACAAGGGCGGGTTTATCGTTTGTCTCCGGAGTTTTTTGAGATGTTTAAGAACCTGGAACCTGAGGCACAGATTGCCAATTCGATTTTTATCTATAAGATTCCAGAAAAATCATAACCTCTCCTTTCCCTTGTTTAGGCAGGGATAAAGGCAGGTGAAGAGGATACTTTTAGCCTAGGCTCCATGGCATTTTTTATAT from the Candidatus Limnocylindrales bacterium genome contains:
- a CDS encoding tetratricopeptide repeat protein, which gives rise to MVTKRESFLYLSRKRILHSYVLILGLLGFITGLLYANSLENGFLSWDDQSYIVENTLIQKLSRSNIYQIFSSILVGNYTPVTILSYAWDYAIWKLDPRGYHITNLLLYLFDTFLVYILASKIFQRPPFALLSTLIFLVHPLHVESVTWLSARKDVLSLAFFLISFLLFVQYLESKPVKREGSGSQTKFSLQLKYLGALLSLTLALLSKATTLVLPLVLVLYEVCKNGPESHPRMIRLRFPIYLPFFLVSALLTYVHIKVSQVAGVIQEYHGGSFYLTLLTVPKVLWHYLQHFFFPVNLSVWYEIPVAASILELSTLLPLFTLLIVVGLTMKSYTLSRRVFFALSWFFITLLPVSNLISTSTLVADRYLFIPSIGLSILLGIALENLFYFFDKFKIPFHNRLFSPDFPRALALIGSIFLLLSYSILTMERNTVWFNDYTLWSDALEKSPNSYLVHHNLGTAYFQAGYLEAAKKEYEEALRIKPTALGTRYNLGILYAKKDQVDLAEAEFQKILELSPWHAEAHYNLGLLYDRQKRWDEAISAYQSALRFRPDYVEAHNNLGVLYYRKGLLDQAIEEFNQALKLKPDYVKSQNNLKLAYSRKNPSHSSNGSEGTPQP
- a CDS encoding glycosyltransferase family 39 protein; translation: MKPSRLFFLIPVVLLLILGLQVFLSMGQISITYDEFAHLPAGYSYLKTGDFRMYSHNPPLIKLITAFPLLFMEIRLPQSNYWDSEEVPVRPWFYGMDFMRANRTQYLHFFFYARLMTLFLSGLLGFLVFLWSREFYGTPAGCFSLFLYVFCPNILAQSGLATVDLGTSLTIFLAVYCFYHYLKIRTYGPTSLHLLTLFLSGITLGLALLSKFTGLLLLILYPILLGWQFIRSRGKSRTTNNRRQALVTPFLGIVLIAFLTVHIGYAFQGSFSPLGSYHFTSNFLKPLNHPLLKNIPVPLPFYYLKGFDNQKVKEEYGSETMLLGEVSRTGWWYYYLFVLLFKVPLPIFIFLILIFLRRATDDRRPRVDDIFLLVPTGVILITFSFVRLQLGIRYVLPIFPFLFVYLGQTVHVLQKNKKAQESTPCFESVEDPPSPIPVSGEEILLRKAQNQQDTPSLQKKPTPESKKTRITALIIGLSFWYLISSLSVYPNYLSYFNELAGGPRNGYRILSDANLDVGQGLIQLKKYLTEQGIERINLLYFGWVDPGLYGIQAHQFPNLSPHGVYAISVAYLQGIPFIRMDAQGRVYRLSPEFFEMFKNLEPEAQIANSIFIYKIPEKS
- a CDS encoding glycosyltransferase family 39 protein, with protein sequence MLFKFKYKHSLLDTAGIGLILLGGLLIRIYRIGEPFDGFQAFNEGFYALLAKEYFKGSLLYPKTWNGEIDYMVPPFHSYWIFLLNGLLGVSEAVDRWGSVIPNLLTLYGVYLLGEKLFNKRIGLIAASLLAFIPMNVLVGRNVQVDSTYIFFALTALYFYLKSLEAHEYRNKILSGLSLGLSLFSKQFAVLMYPSLILWETCCRNQTGFTLRNGNLNWLNKKFFIFLGCSLIIPLPFYLYHILFNGAEFWRIQKLQGGILGVPTLSLLKLHHAEIFWGFTPVIYFLGGISIIWILLRRRQEEVETFPAVSLLLILFGIYLIFYLSTHKHSYYVLMVAPILSLLIGKFLHDQLKSSVLLGGVVILTLTSLFIFSLLTLAGNKYGYKSFKDMGNYLEGIEKNGYYLLAPGYIIGAYGPVIRYYAPSGILLNGDDPSFFQEETGELKIPESKPVYILEPFRSLSLPDRQAGHSPTKIFYNELWAPILLGKAIYQRPVNHHFFAYGGIEVEDSAEFKILGLSKLGEWPVMSLTRLPEDVKIFRSKGDFAGK
- a CDS encoding glycosyltransferase family 39 protein, encoding MRLLNASSDETTHLPSGYTYLKTGQLRLNLQHPPLIKLLCGIPLLFLNPLLNLEDPAWKSDPPDEWRFGFYFLYMYGNDADKLLFWGRLPVVFLSLLLGIYVYQWAYELFGTLAGVMALFLYAFCPNILAHSRLVTMDLGLSCFFFMTLYYLWKFVREGRKRNLIATGISLGLALATKFSAMILLPLLILLLVLSALWSPEDRTLSKGQKVKEKTGATLMLSRVLRSKNFYPRLKHFTLAYPIILVMASLVLYVVYFFPHDPLFYVKGMMRVNADHNPDYPAYLMGHFKKGGWWYYFLLAFLFKTPIPTLILLVLTLILIRQYPAKDWIDDAFLVLPIVIFMAFTCAFAHNLGIRYILPIYPLIFVFVSRLIDFFLHHRLRGYFVGFLLGLWYLIATVSIYPDYLAYFNELVGGPARGYKYLDDSNLEWGQDLKRLKSYLDQHHISKIKLLYSWNASPDYYGIQWERLSKEDWQEKPSPGIYALNTHALIRGEFFAKTQGVHTNWLSRYKPIDRVGYGFYIFKFD
- a CDS encoding NAD-dependent epimerase/dehydratase family protein; the protein is MFTARCSQHQVILKEPTVLVTGGAGAIGSHLVKQLIENNCTVVVLDDLSSGRRENCPNDARVIFVKGSILDINLLEQIFTKYPIELVFHMAAHFANQNSVEHPEADLLTNTLGTLRLLEFSRRASVNRFVYASSSCIYGNSTGLISADFITKLETPYAISKLSGEGYVHFYHHFHKLKTTVVRYFNSYGPYDRPGPYRSVIPNFIWRAMNRQPLIITGTGKETRDFTYVEDIVHGTLLAATQESGIGQIFDIGTGIETEIIQLAEKINQITGNPAGIQYRERRKWDDITRRKANIEKAQKLLNYKPQVSLEEGLKRTYQWLQNESLSYTYPGRESCIPMF